The Homalodisca vitripennis isolate AUS2020 unplaced genomic scaffold, UT_GWSS_2.1 ScUCBcl_2046;HRSCAF=6412, whole genome shotgun sequence genome has a window encoding:
- the LOC124371817 gene encoding uncharacterized protein LOC124371817, translating to MANEIEQDPQDGLYGLCIFGAEHSTDDEVVKICNKFGAVVRCNRSKNLVFIRYAKREEAVACLNSDQLPFQVRTATRKKNRNVTRPTRYSNRDSVGSSKDSSWKNNDGDFS from the exons ATGGCTAATGAAATTGAGCAAGATCCTCAAGATGGATTATACGGTCTATGTATCTTCGGAGCTGAACACTCAACAGATGACGAG gttgtgaaaatatgtaataagttTGGGGCAGTTGTGAGGTGTAACAGAAGTAAAAACTTAGTGTTTATTCGCTACGCCAAGAGAGAGGAAGCAGTCGCTTGCTTAAACTCTGACCAGCTACCGTTCCAAGTAAGAACTGCAACAAGAAAGAAGAATAG GAACGTAACACGGCCCACTCGATACAG CAATAGAGACAGTGTGGGCAGCTCGAAAGACTCAAGCTGGAAGAACAATGACGGTGATTTTTCATAA